Proteins from a genomic interval of Pseudomonas paeninsulae:
- the lpxK gene encoding tetraacyldisaccharide 4'-kinase, which produces MSLSERLLAAWYAGHPALTLLRPLERLYRAVVERKRARFLAGAGDIYRASVPVVVVGNITVGGTGKTPLILWLIEHCRQRGLKVGVVSRGYGAKAPQLPWRVHADQCASVAGDEPLLIVQRSGVPLMIDPDRGRAVAALLAAEPLDLILSDDGLQHYRLARDLELVLIDAARGLGNGRCLPAGPLREPVERLLSVDALLYNGASCDPQDGYAFGLRARALVNLRSGEQHPLTHFPPQQPLHAVAGIGNPQRFFNTLETLHWRPIPHAFADHAQYSAELLKFSPALPVVMTEKDAVKCRAFAADDWWYLVVDAEPSAAFIAWFDAQLTALLPLAR; this is translated from the coding sequence ATGAGTCTGTCCGAGCGCCTACTGGCTGCCTGGTACGCCGGGCATCCGGCGCTGACCCTGCTGCGGCCACTCGAGCGCCTCTACCGTGCTGTAGTGGAGCGCAAGCGGGCGCGGTTTCTCGCTGGCGCGGGCGATATCTACCGCGCTTCTGTACCGGTAGTGGTGGTGGGCAATATCACCGTCGGCGGCACTGGCAAGACCCCGTTGATTCTCTGGTTGATCGAACACTGCCGCCAGCGTGGCCTCAAGGTCGGCGTGGTCAGCCGTGGCTACGGCGCCAAGGCGCCGCAATTGCCCTGGCGTGTGCACGCCGATCAATGCGCCAGCGTTGCCGGCGACGAGCCGTTGCTGATCGTTCAGCGCAGCGGTGTGCCCTTGATGATCGATCCCGACCGGGGGCGTGCGGTTGCGGCCTTGCTGGCAGCGGAGCCGCTGGATCTGATTCTCAGTGATGATGGTTTGCAGCACTACCGCCTGGCGCGTGATCTGGAACTGGTGCTGATCGATGCGGCGCGCGGTCTAGGCAATGGTCGTTGCCTGCCTGCTGGGCCGTTGCGCGAGCCGGTCGAGCGTCTGCTGAGCGTCGATGCGCTGCTCTACAACGGTGCCAGCTGCGATCCGCAGGATGGTTACGCCTTCGGCTTGCGCGCTCGCGCTCTGGTCAACCTGCGCAGTGGCGAGCAGCACCCGCTGACGCATTTCCCGCCCCAACAGCCGCTGCATGCCGTCGCCGGTATCGGCAACCCGCAACGTTTCTTCAATACGCTCGAAACGCTACACTGGCGGCCGATTCCGCATGCTTTTGCCGATCATGCGCAGTACAGCGCAGAGCTGCTGAAATTCAGCCCGGCGTTGCCTGTGGTCATGACGGAAAAGGATGCGGTCAAATGCCGGGCTTTTGCCGCCGATGACTGGTGGTATCTGGTGGTGGATGCCGAGCCCTCGGCGGCCTTCATTGCCTGGTTCGATGCGCAATTGACCGCTTTGCTGCCTCTCGCTCGCTAA
- the murB gene encoding UDP-N-acetylmuramate dehydrogenase: protein MSLCVQSRVSLKTYNSFAVDVAARWFAEAHDDDQVREALVYAEQQQLPVLLLGGGSNMLLTADVEALVLRMANRGIRVLQDDGDRVLVEAEAGEPWHPFVQWTLQRGLVGLENLSLIPGTVGAAPMQNIGAYGVELKDQFAGLTALDRRSGELREFSLDDCAFAYRDSLFKREAGRWVILRVRFALRRTAALHLDYGPLRQRLAEQGIALPTAVDVSQAICAIRREKLPDPAVLGNAGSFFKNPLVSVELAQRLSAEHADLVAYPQADGRVKLAAGWLIERAGWKGFREGDAGVHRLQALVLVNYGQASGRQLLALAQRIQTDIFQRFAIDLEIEPNVL, encoded by the coding sequence ATGAGCCTTTGCGTGCAGTCGCGGGTATCACTCAAGACCTATAACAGCTTCGCCGTGGATGTTGCGGCGCGCTGGTTTGCCGAGGCACATGACGACGATCAGGTGCGTGAGGCGTTGGTTTATGCCGAGCAGCAGCAGTTGCCCGTGCTGCTGCTCGGTGGCGGCAGCAATATGTTGTTGACCGCCGATGTCGAGGCGTTGGTCCTGCGTATGGCCAATCGCGGCATTCGTGTGTTGCAGGATGATGGCGACCGCGTGCTGGTCGAGGCTGAGGCCGGCGAGCCTTGGCACCCCTTTGTGCAGTGGACGTTGCAGCGGGGCCTGGTAGGTCTGGAAAATCTCAGCCTGATCCCGGGCACGGTCGGCGCCGCGCCGATGCAAAATATCGGTGCTTATGGGGTCGAGTTGAAAGACCAGTTCGCCGGCTTGACCGCCCTGGATCGTCGCAGCGGCGAGTTGCGCGAGTTTTCCCTGGACGACTGTGCTTTCGCCTACCGCGACAGCCTGTTCAAGCGTGAGGCGGGGCGCTGGGTGATCCTGCGCGTTCGCTTTGCCTTGCGCCGTACGGCGGCGCTGCATCTTGACTACGGCCCGCTGCGCCAGCGTCTGGCAGAGCAGGGCATCGCGTTGCCGACGGCGGTCGATGTCAGTCAGGCCATCTGTGCGATTCGCCGCGAAAAGTTGCCGGATCCAGCGGTGCTGGGTAATGCCGGCAGCTTTTTCAAGAACCCTTTGGTTTCGGTTGAGCTGGCGCAGCGCTTAAGTGCCGAACATGCCGACCTGGTGGCTTACCCGCAGGCTGATGGCCGGGTCAAGTTGGCCGCTGGCTGGTTGATCGAGCGCGCTGGCTGGAAAGGCTTTCGCGAAGGCGATGCCGGAGTACATCGGCTGCAAGCCCTGGTGTTGGTCAATTATGGCCAGGCCAGCGGACGGCAGTTGTTGGCGCTGGCGCAGCGCATTCAAACGGATATTTTTCAGCGCTTTGCGATTGACCTGGAAATCGAGCCTAACGTGCTGTGA
- a CDS encoding ExbD/TolR family protein has product MKFRRKPRENIEINLASLIDVVFILLLFFVVTTTFTRETQLKVDLPEAASGTPPEQTELKQLEVLIAVDGSYSLNGKQLLKSDLDGLMAALQKESEGDNSLPLTISADGQTPHQAVITAMDAAGKLGFAHLRITTVEVQAAP; this is encoded by the coding sequence GTGAAATTCCGACGCAAACCGCGGGAGAATATCGAGATCAACCTGGCTTCGCTGATCGACGTGGTGTTCATCCTGTTGCTGTTCTTCGTGGTCACCACCACCTTCACCCGTGAGACCCAGCTCAAGGTCGATCTACCCGAGGCTGCCAGTGGCACGCCGCCGGAGCAGACCGAACTCAAGCAGTTGGAGGTGCTGATCGCAGTCGACGGCAGTTATTCGCTGAATGGCAAACAACTGCTGAAAAGTGACCTGGATGGTTTGATGGCGGCCCTGCAAAAGGAGTCGGAGGGCGATAACAGCCTGCCGCTGACTATCAGTGCCGATGGCCAGACTCCTCATCAGGCGGTGATCACGGCCATGGATGCTGCAGGCAAGTTGGGCTTTGCCCATCTGCGCATTACCACGGTCGAGGTGCAGGCCGCGCCTTGA
- the kdsB gene encoding 3-deoxy-manno-octulosonate cytidylyltransferase — protein sequence MNRVFTVVIPARYASSRLPGKPLQDIAGKPMIQHVWEQACKSSAQQVVVATDDARIVEACRGFGAQVLLTRIDHNSGTDRLAEVAAALGLTPDAIVVNVQGDEPLIPPALIDQVAANLAANPQAAVATLAEPIDEVAALFNPNVVKVTSDRNGLALTFSRAPLPWARDAFAASREQLPANVPYRRHIGIYAYRAQFLHDFVAWGPCWLEDAECLEQLRALWHGVRIHVADALQAPPAGVDTQEDLERVRRLLGA from the coding sequence ATGAACCGCGTTTTTACCGTTGTGATCCCGGCGCGTTACGCCTCTAGCCGTCTACCCGGCAAGCCGCTGCAGGACATTGCCGGCAAACCGATGATCCAGCATGTCTGGGAGCAGGCGTGTAAAAGCAGTGCCCAGCAAGTGGTGGTGGCGACCGACGATGCACGCATCGTTGAGGCATGCCGCGGTTTCGGCGCTCAAGTGCTGTTGACCCGTATCGACCATAACTCCGGCACCGATCGCCTAGCCGAAGTGGCCGCGGCGCTGGGTCTGACGCCTGACGCCATCGTGGTCAACGTGCAGGGTGACGAGCCGCTGATTCCGCCAGCGCTGATCGATCAAGTGGCGGCCAATCTTGCGGCCAACCCACAAGCGGCTGTCGCCACCCTGGCCGAACCGATCGATGAGGTGGCGGCGTTGTTCAATCCCAATGTGGTCAAGGTCACGAGCGATCGCAATGGCCTGGCGCTGACATTCAGCCGCGCACCGTTACCTTGGGCGCGTGACGCTTTTGCCGCCAGTCGCGAGCAGTTGCCGGCCAACGTGCCTTACCGCCGGCATATCGGCATCTATGCCTACCGCGCACAGTTCCTACACGATTTCGTCGCCTGGGGACCTTGCTGGCTGGAAGACGCCGAGTGCCTGGAGCAGCTGCGCGCACTCTGGCACGGCGTGCGCATCCATGTCGCCGATGCCCTGCAGGCTCCACCGGCTGGGGTCGATACCCAGGAAGATCTAGAGCGCGTGCGCCGACTGCTGGGGGCTTGA
- a CDS encoding low molecular weight protein-tyrosine-phosphatase — protein MRVLFVCLGNICRSPTAEAVLRYKLREQGLEEGVEVDSAGTVDWHVGKPPDSRTRQTAQLRGYDLSALRGRQVCASDFSRFDLILAMDNSNLEHLRRMRPGGAMAELDLFLRRYDLTLDEVPDPYYGGAEGFEQVLDLLEQACDGLLRELRGRL, from the coding sequence ATGCGGGTCTTGTTTGTCTGTCTGGGCAATATTTGCCGCTCGCCAACCGCCGAAGCGGTGCTGCGTTACAAGTTGCGTGAGCAGGGGCTGGAGGAGGGCGTCGAGGTCGATTCCGCTGGCACCGTCGATTGGCATGTGGGTAAGCCGCCGGACAGCCGCACTCGGCAAACGGCGCAGTTGCGCGGTTATGATCTTTCCGCCCTGCGCGGGCGTCAGGTCTGCGCCAGTGATTTCAGTCGTTTCGATCTGATTCTGGCCATGGATAACAGTAATCTGGAGCACCTGCGGCGCATGCGTCCAGGCGGCGCCATGGCCGAGCTGGATTTGTTCCTGCGCCGCTATGACCTGACGCTGGATGAGGTGCCGGACCCCTATTATGGTGGCGCGGAAGGTTTCGAGCAGGTGCTTGATCTGCTTGAGCAGGCCTGTGATGGCTTGCTCCGCGAACTGCGGGGGCGACTATGA
- a CDS encoding MotA/TolQ/ExbB proton channel family protein, giving the protein MWELVKAGGWMMLPIMLCSIAAAGIIAERLWTLRPSRITPPHLLGQVWRWIKDKKLNNQKLKELRANSPLGQILAAGLANSKHGREIMKECIQEAAARVIHDLERYLNALGTIAGIAPLLGLLGTVLGMIEIFSSFMGSGMANAALLAAGISTALITTAAGLMVAIPALFFHRYLQRRVDELVVGMEQEAIKLVEVVQGDRDVDFAEGKA; this is encoded by the coding sequence GTGTGGGAACTGGTTAAAGCTGGCGGCTGGATGATGCTGCCCATAATGCTGTGCTCTATTGCTGCGGCCGGCATTATTGCCGAGCGTCTGTGGACGCTGCGGCCCAGCCGCATCACCCCGCCACACCTGCTCGGTCAGGTATGGCGGTGGATCAAGGATAAAAAGCTGAATAACCAGAAGCTCAAGGAACTGCGTGCCAACTCGCCCTTGGGTCAGATTCTGGCTGCCGGCCTGGCCAATTCCAAGCATGGTCGCGAGATCATGAAGGAGTGCATCCAAGAGGCCGCCGCGCGGGTTATCCACGATCTGGAGCGCTATCTCAATGCCCTGGGCACCATCGCCGGTATCGCGCCGCTGCTCGGTTTGCTCGGTACCGTGTTGGGTATGATCGAAATTTTCAGCTCCTTCATGGGCTCGGGTATGGCCAATGCGGCGCTGCTCGCAGCAGGTATTTCCACGGCATTGATCACCACAGCGGCCGGGTTGATGGTAGCCATTCCAGCCTTGTTCTTTCACCGCTATTTGCAACGCCGAGTCGATGAGTTGGTGGTCGGCATGGAGCAGGAGGCGATCAAGCTGGTGGAAGTAGTGCAAGGTGATCGTGACGTCGATTTTGCTGAGGGCAAGGCGTGA
- the rne gene encoding ribonuclease E — MKRMLINATQPEELRVALVDGQRLYDLDIESGAREQKKANIYKGRITRVEPSLEAAFVDFGSERHGFLPLKEISREYFSKATEGRVNIKDVLKEGQEVIVQVEKEERGNKGAALTTFISLAGRYLVLMPNNPRAGGISRRIEGEERNELREALNGLVAPSDMGLIVRTAGLGRSSEEMQWDLDYLLQLWSAIKEASLDRAAPFLIYQESNVIIRAIRDYLRQDIGEVLVDSVEAQQEALSFINQVMPQYASKIKLYEDSVPLFNRFQIESQIETAFQREVKLPSGGAIVIDPTEALVSIDINSARATKGSDIEETALQTNLEAAEEIARQLRLRDIGGLIVIDFIDMTPAKNQRAVEEKVRESLEADRARVQVGRISRFGLLEMSRQRLRPSLGESSGIVCPRCNGQGIIRDVESLSLAILRLIEEEALKDRTAEVRAQVPIPVAAFLLNEKRNSITKIELRSRARIVILPNDHLETPNFEVQRIRDDSPEAQSIQSSYEIAATEVEEVVPVAATRTLVRQEAAIKTAPQRTAPTPTPVAEVSEPVVVAVSQPSLFKGLVKSLVSLFAGKEEEVKPAVVEKKTSERPQRSDERRNGRQQNRSRGGRRDEERKPREERAPREERAPREERQPRVAREEAQPREERPAREAVEVREPQEVRQSRPPREGQDKRRERKPREDRPARELREPLDAVQNADSNSDDSSVEVPAERPQREPRQPRAPREERQPRPETAAAVDDEVLSNEDAQQDEEPEGAEGAEGERPRRRSRGQRRRSNRRERQSDASGNVIEGSEESTEDNVEATAPLAVAATVAAELSAELLSPEPAEIEQPAEEAPVQPAAEPELPAVEQLAEAHTETSEEAAVATVSAPQIIEASPEAAAEVVTSAPSEVHAEVVADIVASEPAEPAITAPETVSEEIAETASIVPSATGRAPNDPREVRRRQREAERLAREAADAPAPAPQTEAVEEASPAEIQESVEASETTEATNEAPVAETREPELTPASDADAESETEKNQDEHADKPHA, encoded by the coding sequence ATGAAAAGAATGCTGATTAACGCAACTCAACCCGAAGAGTTGCGTGTTGCTCTGGTCGATGGCCAGCGTCTGTATGACCTGGACATAGAATCGGGCGCTCGTGAGCAGAAGAAGGCCAACATCTATAAAGGCCGGATTACTCGCGTCGAACCTAGCCTCGAGGCCGCCTTTGTCGACTTCGGCTCGGAGCGCCACGGTTTTCTCCCCCTCAAAGAAATATCCCGCGAATACTTCAGCAAGGCTACCGAGGGTCGCGTCAACATCAAAGACGTGCTCAAGGAAGGCCAGGAAGTCATCGTTCAGGTCGAAAAAGAGGAGCGCGGCAACAAGGGCGCAGCCCTTACCACCTTCATCAGCCTGGCCGGTCGTTACCTGGTACTGATGCCGAACAACCCACGCGCGGGTGGCATCTCGCGCCGCATCGAAGGCGAAGAGCGCAACGAACTGCGTGAAGCCCTCAATGGCCTGGTTGCACCAAGCGACATGGGCCTGATCGTGCGCACTGCCGGCCTCGGCCGCAGCAGCGAAGAAATGCAGTGGGACCTCGACTACCTGCTACAACTGTGGAGCGCCATTAAGGAAGCCTCACTGGATCGCGCCGCACCGTTCCTGATCTACCAGGAAAGCAACGTGATCATCCGCGCGATCCGCGACTACCTGCGCCAGGATATCGGCGAAGTACTGGTCGACAGCGTCGAAGCGCAGCAGGAAGCACTCAGCTTCATCAATCAGGTGATGCCGCAGTACGCCAGCAAGATCAAGCTGTATGAAGACAGCGTGCCGCTGTTCAACCGCTTCCAGATCGAAAGCCAGATCGAAACCGCCTTCCAGCGCGAAGTGAAGCTTCCGTCCGGCGGCGCCATCGTCATCGACCCTACCGAAGCCCTGGTGTCCATCGACATCAACTCGGCGCGCGCGACCAAAGGCAGCGACATCGAAGAAACCGCCCTGCAGACCAACCTGGAAGCGGCCGAAGAAATCGCCCGCCAACTGCGTCTGCGTGATATCGGCGGCCTGATCGTGATCGACTTCATCGACATGACGCCGGCCAAAAACCAGCGCGCCGTGGAAGAAAAGGTTCGCGAAAGCCTGGAAGCCGACCGTGCCCGCGTACAGGTTGGGCGTATCTCGCGCTTCGGCCTGCTGGAAATGTCTCGTCAACGCCTGCGCCCGTCGCTCGGCGAAAGCAGCGGTATCGTTTGCCCGCGTTGCAACGGTCAAGGCATCATCCGCGACGTCGAATCGCTGTCCTTGGCAATCCTGCGCCTGATCGAAGAAGAAGCACTGAAGGATCGCACCGCCGAAGTTCGCGCCCAGGTGCCGATCCCGGTTGCCGCCTTCCTGCTCAACGAGAAACGCAACTCGATCACTAAGATCGAACTGCGCAGCCGTGCGCGCATCGTCATCCTGCCTAACGATCACCTGGAAACGCCGAACTTCGAAGTGCAGCGCATCCGCGACGACAGCCCGGAAGCTCAATCCATCCAGTCCAGCTATGAAATAGCTGCTACCGAAGTGGAAGAAGTAGTTCCGGTTGCTGCCACTCGCACCCTGGTTCGCCAGGAAGCGGCGATCAAGACCGCACCACAACGTACCGCGCCGACACCGACACCAGTGGCCGAGGTCAGCGAACCAGTAGTAGTAGCCGTCAGCCAACCTAGCCTGTTCAAGGGCTTGGTAAAATCCCTGGTCAGCCTGTTCGCCGGCAAGGAAGAAGAAGTAAAACCTGCGGTAGTCGAAAAGAAAACCAGCGAACGCCCGCAGCGTAGTGATGAACGTCGCAACGGTCGCCAGCAGAACCGCAGCCGCGGTGGTCGCCGCGACGAAGAGCGCAAGCCACGTGAAGAGCGCGCCCCGCGCGAAGAACGAGCGCCTCGCGAAGAGCGTCAGCCGCGTGTAGCACGCGAAGAAGCGCAACCGCGTGAAGAACGCCCAGCACGTGAAGCGGTTGAAGTTCGCGAGCCGCAGGAAGTCCGCCAGTCGCGCCCACCACGCGAAGGTCAGGACAAGCGTCGCGAACGCAAGCCACGCGAAGATCGCCCAGCACGCGAACTGCGCGAGCCGCTCGATGCAGTACAAAACGCTGACAGCAACAGCGACGATAGCAGCGTAGAAGTGCCTGCCGAGCGCCCTCAGCGCGAACCGCGTCAACCGCGCGCCCCGCGTGAAGAGCGTCAGCCGCGCCCCGAAACCGCTGCAGCCGTCGATGATGAAGTACTGAGCAACGAAGACGCGCAGCAAGACGAAGAGCCAGAAGGCGCAGAAGGCGCAGAAGGTGAGCGTCCACGCCGCCGTTCGCGTGGTCAGCGTCGTCGCAGCAATCGCCGCGAGCGTCAAAGCGATGCCAGCGGTAATGTGATCGAGGGCTCTGAAGAAAGCACTGAAGACAACGTTGAAGCCACGGCTCCACTGGCCGTTGCCGCAACCGTTGCCGCCGAACTGAGCGCAGAACTGCTCAGCCCAGAGCCTGCCGAGATCGAACAACCCGCCGAGGAAGCTCCGGTTCAACCTGCTGCAGAGCCAGAACTGCCTGCAGTCGAGCAATTGGCCGAAGCACACACCGAGACGAGTGAAGAAGCTGCTGTAGCGACAGTCAGTGCGCCGCAGATCATTGAAGCAAGCCCTGAGGCGGCCGCAGAAGTAGTCACTTCCGCACCAAGCGAAGTGCATGCCGAAGTGGTCGCTGACATCGTTGCCAGCGAGCCGGCTGAGCCAGCAATCACAGCGCCCGAAACAGTGAGCGAAGAGATCGCAGAAACCGCAAGCATTGTGCCGAGCGCCACCGGTCGCGCACCGAACGATCCGCGCGAAGTGCGTCGCCGTCAACGCGAAGCCGAACGCCTGGCTCGTGAAGCTGCCGACGCTCCAGCCCCTGCGCCACAAACCGAAGCGGTAGAAGAAGCCAGCCCAGCCGAAATCCAGGAGTCGGTTGAAGCTAGCGAAACCACTGAAGCAACCAACGAAGCACCAGTGGCTGAGACCCGCGAACCGGAGCTCACGCCGGCAAGTGATGCTGATGCCGAAAGCGAAACTGAAAAGAACCAGGATGAGCACGCGGACAAGCCGCACGCCTGA
- a CDS encoding Trm112 family protein, with protein sequence MDPKLLDILACPLCKGPLKLAADKSELICKADGLAFPVRDGIPVMLESEARTLNVDERLDK encoded by the coding sequence ATGGACCCGAAATTACTCGATATATTGGCTTGCCCCCTGTGCAAGGGCCCGCTGAAGCTTGCCGCCGACAAGTCCGAGTTGATCTGCAAGGCCGATGGTCTGGCCTTTCCGGTGCGCGACGGCATCCCGGTGATGCTGGAAAGCGAAGCCCGTACCCTCAACGTCGACGAGCGCCTGGACAAGTAA
- the rluC gene encoding 23S rRNA pseudouridine(955/2504/2580) synthase RluC, whose protein sequence is MTIPTSTTSGVQLLEVAPELAGQRIDNFLRTQLKGVPKTLIYRILRKGEVRVNKGRIKPEYKLQAGDIIRVPPLRLAERDEPAPLAQGLLERLEAAIVYEDKALIVLNKPAGIAVHGGSGLNYGVIEAFRQLRPDAKELELVHRLDRDTSGLLMIAKKRSMLRHLHEALRGDGVDKRYMALVRGHWATAKKRVNAPLQKSNLRSGERMVEVNDEGKEALTLFRVLRRFGEFATLVEAKPVTGRTHQIRVHSQYAGHCIAGDSKYGDDEFSREIRELGGKRLFLHAYALVVPLPDGGELRLEAPVDVVWVRTLERLSA, encoded by the coding sequence ATGACAATTCCTACTTCTACAACCTCCGGCGTTCAGCTGCTCGAGGTTGCGCCGGAACTCGCCGGCCAGCGCATCGATAACTTCCTCCGCACTCAGTTAAAGGGTGTGCCCAAGACATTGATTTACCGGATTTTGCGTAAAGGCGAGGTGCGGGTGAACAAGGGGCGCATCAAGCCGGAGTACAAGCTGCAGGCGGGCGACATCATTCGCGTTCCGCCGCTGCGTCTGGCTGAGCGTGATGAGCCGGCACCCTTGGCGCAGGGCTTGCTCGAGCGCCTTGAGGCGGCAATCGTTTATGAAGACAAGGCCTTGATCGTGCTGAACAAGCCCGCCGGCATCGCCGTGCATGGTGGTAGCGGTCTCAACTACGGGGTGATAGAAGCTTTCCGTCAGCTGCGCCCGGACGCCAAGGAGTTGGAGCTGGTTCATCGCCTCGATCGCGATACCTCCGGGCTGCTGATGATCGCCAAGAAGCGCAGTATGCTGCGGCATCTGCACGAGGCTTTGCGCGGTGACGGCGTTGACAAGCGTTATATGGCGCTGGTCCGTGGCCACTGGGCGACTGCCAAGAAGCGGGTCAATGCACCTTTGCAGAAAAGCAATCTGCGTTCTGGTGAGCGCATGGTCGAGGTCAACGATGAGGGCAAGGAGGCGCTGACGCTGTTCCGCGTACTGCGCCGTTTTGGCGAGTTCGCTACCTTGGTCGAAGCCAAGCCGGTGACCGGGCGCACCCACCAGATTCGCGTACATAGCCAATATGCGGGGCATTGCATCGCCGGTGACAGCAAATATGGCGATGACGAATTCAGTCGCGAGATTCGCGAATTGGGCGGCAAGCGTCTGTTCCTGCATGCCTATGCGTTGGTCGTGCCGCTGCCCGATGGTGGCGAGCTCAGGTTGGAGGCGCCGGTCGATGTGGTCTGGGTGCGCACGCTGGAGCGTCTGAGTGCCTGA